In Paenibacillus sp. FSL M7-0420, a single genomic region encodes these proteins:
- a CDS encoding serine/threonine protein kinase, producing MSSNPSYPAGTVITGKWRGNRYVVERVLGKGANGTVYLVQREGRRERYALKIGYDTLELQSEINVLTSLQSCRKRSEHRARKESPLSSYLLESDDFKDRDHTPFYVMRYVEGRPLHHFLSRNGASWLGLVGMTILEKLQTLHECGFVFGDLKPENVMVSSYGEAELIDYGGASPIGRSVKQFTEWHDRGFWNAGSRTGDQSYDLFSFAVLCLRLLNEEGLKSAAQQLPQTRSVEELMKLARELPDKKLSSWLCLALKGGFPGSAQAAEIWRSHIYRGRKSGHETMATPRWLKNAFALSLFLLAFTLYWVFRF from the coding sequence ATGTCGTCTAATCCATCCTATCCGGCAGGCACAGTGATTACCGGCAAATGGCGGGGGAACCGTTATGTCGTGGAGCGTGTGCTGGGGAAGGGGGCAAACGGAACCGTATATCTGGTGCAGCGGGAAGGCAGACGGGAGCGGTATGCGCTCAAGATCGGATACGATACGCTGGAGCTGCAGTCTGAGATTAACGTGCTGACCTCCCTGCAGTCCTGCCGCAAGCGCAGCGAGCACCGGGCCCGCAAGGAATCGCCGCTATCCTCCTATCTGCTGGAATCGGATGATTTCAAGGACCGGGACCATACGCCCTTTTATGTAATGCGTTATGTGGAAGGAAGGCCGCTGCACCATTTCCTGTCCAGGAACGGTGCCTCCTGGCTGGGGCTTGTCGGAATGACGATTCTGGAGAAGCTGCAGACGCTGCATGAGTGCGGCTTCGTGTTCGGGGACCTGAAGCCGGAGAATGTCATGGTATCCAGCTACGGGGAAGCTGAGCTGATTGATTACGGAGGGGCAAGCCCAATCGGACGGAGCGTGAAGCAGTTCACCGAATGGCATGACCGCGGATTCTGGAATGCCGGCAGCCGGACAGGCGACCAGAGCTATGACCTGTTTTCTTTTGCCGTCCTGTGCCTGCGTCTGCTTAATGAAGAAGGGCTGAAGTCTGCCGCCCAGCAGCTGCCGCAGACAAGGAGCGTAGAGGAGCTGATGAAGCTGGCCCGGGAGCTGCCGGATAAGAAGCTGTCCTCCTGGCTATGCCTCGCGCTCAAAGGCGGTTTCCCCGGTTCCGCGCAGGCAGCAGAGATCTGGAGAAGCCACATCTACAGAGGACGGAAGAGCGGACACGAGACGATGGCGACCCCGCGCTGGCTCAAAAATGCGTTCGCGCTGTCTTTATTTCTGCTGGCATTCACGCTATACTGGGTTTTCCGTTTCTGA
- a CDS encoding S1 domain-containing RNA-binding protein, giving the protein MAIEVGTKLEGKVTGITHFGAFVDLSGGVTGLVHISEIADNYVKDVNDHLKIADVVTVKVINVDKDGKIGLSIKQAVDKPASEVRPPRAPRPERPSGGDRFGGGGGSGGGGGGFNRERGGRPFKPAAGKPSFEDKMSRFLKDSEERISSIKKNTEGKRGGRGAKRV; this is encoded by the coding sequence ATGGCAATTGAAGTGGGCACCAAGTTAGAGGGCAAGGTGACAGGCATCACGCATTTCGGAGCATTTGTGGATCTGTCAGGAGGTGTCACAGGTCTCGTTCACATCTCGGAGATCGCCGATAACTACGTCAAGGATGTCAACGATCATTTGAAGATTGCGGATGTAGTAACCGTTAAGGTGATCAATGTTGACAAGGACGGCAAGATCGGACTTTCCATTAAGCAAGCCGTTGATAAGCCGGCATCGGAAGTACGTCCCCCCAGAGCTCCAAGACCTGAACGTCCAAGCGGTGGAGACCGTTTCGGCGGTGGTGGCGGCAGTGGCGGAGGCGGCGGTGGATTCAATCGTGAACGGGGTGGGCGTCCATTCAAGCCTGCAGCCGGTAAACCTTCATTCGAGGATAAAATGTCACGCTTCCTGAAAGACAGCGAAGAACGGATATCTTCGATCAAGAAGAACACAGAAGGAAAGCGCGGCGGTCGTGGAGCCAAGCGCGTATAA
- the spoIIE gene encoding stage II sporulation protein E codes for MSKSNVVNLPEWTRAGSKDKNQKEALGTRLKAWGTKLPVIQFIAVKKWVLLLSLMGFLLGRAMILDELTPFAAAYFAVIVFMRRDSMLPVAAAIVLGSLFTPFPGAIVVAAELIIFYLIYKGLENFQRVDLSYAPLMVFVASFMVGLFQVVIGPSLTWYPLMMAAIDAILGFVLTLVFLQALPLFTYKQKSRALRNEEVLCLIILLASVMTGLVGWTINGLSLEHVLSRFLILIFALAGGAPLGAAVGVVTGLILSLADIGAIYQMSLLAFSGMLAGMMQSGRKGAVSIGMLLGSTILSVYFMGPGDVMNSTWETCAAVVLFLLTPKGMITAIAKYVPGTADHSRSQHEYARRVRDITADRVTQFSQVFQQLSSSFGQIPRAAEAGKSDREMEDFMNTVTEGACAGCIRRTHCWDAKFYQTYRYMTDMMTTVEECPDITAAQLPPEWSRICGRTGEVLEVMKGQYELYQHDMRWKRQIYDSRQFVAEQLSGVSQVMEDLAKEIKREGQAMYRQESQIREALEKLGLSIHSIEILSLDPGRVEIEVVHAYTRGFDECRKMIAPLLSDILEENIAVVSETAVHPREGLSMVTFGSAKAYEISSGVAAAAMGGDMLSGDSFSTVELGNGTFAVSISDGMGNGERARMESSAALSMLEKLLQSGMDEKLAVKSVNSILLLRSPDEFYATVDMALIDQYSAQTIFMKIASAPSFIRRGSEVIPVTASNLPIGIIKDIEVDLVTMQLRPGDILIMMTDGIYDAPGYAVNKEIWMKRLIQELEGDDPQDMADELLDKVIRYQGNEVHDDMTIVVSRVDHYHPEWSSLHMPGVGRMERPRTVS; via the coding sequence ATGAGTAAAAGCAATGTGGTGAATTTGCCGGAGTGGACAAGAGCAGGAAGCAAAGACAAAAATCAGAAAGAAGCCTTAGGTACGCGCTTGAAGGCGTGGGGCACCAAGCTGCCGGTTATCCAGTTCATCGCGGTCAAGAAGTGGGTGCTGCTGCTTAGCCTTATGGGCTTTTTGCTGGGACGGGCTATGATCCTGGATGAGCTTACCCCGTTTGCTGCTGCTTATTTCGCCGTCATTGTATTTATGCGCAGGGATTCCATGCTGCCTGTGGCCGCAGCCATCGTGCTCGGCAGTCTCTTCACCCCGTTTCCGGGTGCCATCGTGGTTGCGGCAGAGCTGATTATTTTTTATCTGATCTACAAAGGGCTGGAGAACTTCCAGCGGGTGGATCTGTCTTATGCCCCTCTGATGGTGTTCGTAGCTTCTTTTATGGTGGGACTGTTCCAGGTCGTTATCGGTCCTTCGCTCACGTGGTATCCGCTGATGATGGCGGCCATTGATGCCATACTCGGATTCGTGCTGACGCTTGTATTCCTGCAGGCGCTTCCTTTATTCACCTATAAGCAGAAAAGCAGGGCACTCCGCAATGAGGAGGTACTCTGTCTGATCATCTTGCTGGCTTCCGTCATGACCGGCCTTGTCGGCTGGACCATTAACGGTCTATCGCTGGAGCATGTTTTATCGCGGTTTCTGATTCTGATCTTTGCCCTGGCCGGAGGAGCGCCGCTTGGTGCTGCGGTTGGTGTAGTGACCGGACTTATTCTCAGTCTGGCCGATATCGGAGCCATCTATCAAATGAGCCTGCTGGCCTTTTCCGGGATGCTGGCAGGTATGATGCAGTCCGGACGCAAAGGGGCGGTCTCCATCGGGATGCTGCTGGGATCAACGATTCTATCCGTATACTTCATGGGACCGGGCGATGTCATGAATTCTACCTGGGAGACCTGTGCAGCCGTAGTATTGTTTCTTCTAACACCTAAGGGGATGATTACTGCCATTGCCAAATATGTACCAGGCACGGCCGATCACAGCCGTTCCCAGCATGAATATGCCCGGAGGGTCCGGGATATTACAGCAGACCGGGTGACCCAGTTCTCGCAGGTATTCCAGCAGCTCTCCAGCAGCTTCGGGCAGATTCCCCGGGCCGCAGAGGCGGGCAAAAGCGACCGTGAGATGGAGGATTTTATGAATACGGTAACAGAGGGAGCCTGCGCCGGGTGCATCCGGCGGACCCACTGCTGGGATGCCAAGTTCTATCAGACCTACAGGTATATGACCGACATGATGACCACGGTCGAGGAGTGCCCGGACATTACCGCTGCCCAGCTGCCGCCGGAGTGGAGCCGGATCTGCGGCAGGACGGGGGAGGTTCTTGAGGTGATGAAGGGCCAATATGAACTATACCAGCATGATATGCGCTGGAAGCGGCAAATATACGACAGCCGCCAATTTGTGGCTGAGCAATTATCCGGCGTCTCGCAGGTAATGGAGGACCTGGCGAAGGAGATTAAGCGGGAAGGGCAGGCGATGTACCGGCAGGAGAGCCAGATCCGGGAGGCGCTGGAAAAGCTGGGCCTCTCCATTCACAGCATTGAGATTCTGAGTCTCGATCCCGGCCGGGTAGAGATTGAAGTCGTGCATGCCTACACCCGGGGCTTCGATGAATGCCGCAAAATGATCGCCCCGCTGCTCTCGGATATTCTGGAGGAGAATATCGCAGTGGTCAGTGAGACCGCCGTCCATCCCCGCGAGGGCCTGTCGATGGTGACCTTTGGCTCGGCGAAGGCTTACGAGATAAGCTCCGGTGTAGCTGCCGCCGCTATGGGAGGCGATATGCTGTCGGGAGACAGCTTCAGTACGGTGGAGCTGGGTAACGGTACCTTTGCCGTCTCCATCAGTGACGGAATGGGCAACGGGGAGCGGGCCCGGATGGAGAGCAGCGCTGCGTTATCTATGCTGGAGAAGCTGCTGCAATCAGGAATGGATGAGAAGCTGGCGGTGAAATCCGTTAACTCCATTCTGCTGCTGCGCTCCCCGGATGAATTCTATGCGACAGTAGATATGGCGCTGATCGACCAGTATTCGGCGCAGACCATCTTCATGAAGATTGCTTCCGCTCCGAGCTTCATCCGGCGGGGCAGCGAGGTGATCCCCGTGACGGCCAGCAATCTGCCGATCGGCATCATCAAAGATATTGAGGTCGATCTGGTCACCATGCAGCTTCGCCCCGGTGATATCCTCATTATGATGACTGATGGTATTTATGATGCGCCCGGTTATGCCGTTAATAAGGAGATATGGATGAAACGTCTGATCCAGGAGCTGGAGGGCGATGACCCGCAGGATATGGCGGACGAGCTGCTGGATAAGGTAATCCGCTATCAGGGCAATGAGGTTCATGATGATATGACCATCGTAGTCAGCCGTGTGGATCATTACCACCCGGAATGGTCCAGCCTGCATATGCCCGGCGTGGGCCGGATGGAGCGTCCGCGTACGGTTAGCTAA